A genomic region of Janthinobacterium lividum contains the following coding sequences:
- a CDS encoding CYTH and CHAD domain-containing protein, which translates to MEIELKLLLAQEDVLRLRAHPLLAQSGQGEPQLLQMHDIYVDTPDLQLCRQQAGLRVRQVNGRWVQTLKAGGTVSGGLHSRHEWEGEVPGPQPDLAALDAAIGRKQPIRALLRQDAIRDALQPVFTTRIERTVWQLRTPQGDQIECVLDQGVIESGADGADGAVRSVPVSEIELELKQGQAASLFDVALALLQDVPLQLGHMSKAERGYRLAASYPLQAVKAQPLALDAAMSVEQVFLAIAGNCLEQVSGNQDGVAAGEDVESVHQMRVGLRRLRSALGMFKSLLALPDALKGELGWLGGALGEARDWDVLAGNTLAQLDGEAASDAAALAEAAHAQARFKHVQAAQAVTSARYTACMLGLQRWLQACAWRDNCSARQLRRLDAHVLPFARATLRKDQRRLMKRGKRLMDATPQQRHRVRIAAKKTRYATEFFASLFAARTVQPYVGRLSLLQDELGWLNDVQVADRLLQQLPEVQTGQADQSAQSARDGLRLHAAFVRGYLAARAQAQGSDGRMHKAWRRFKAARLPA; encoded by the coding sequence ATGGAAATCGAATTGAAATTGTTGCTGGCGCAGGAAGATGTATTGCGTTTGCGCGCGCACCCGCTGCTGGCGCAGTCTGGGCAAGGCGAGCCGCAGCTGCTGCAGATGCACGATATCTATGTCGATACGCCCGATTTGCAGCTGTGCCGCCAGCAGGCGGGCTTGCGCGTGCGCCAGGTGAACGGGCGCTGGGTGCAAACCCTGAAGGCGGGCGGCACTGTCAGCGGCGGCTTGCACAGCCGCCACGAGTGGGAAGGCGAAGTTCCCGGGCCGCAACCGGACCTTGCCGCGCTCGATGCGGCCATCGGCCGCAAGCAGCCGATCCGCGCGCTGCTGCGCCAGGACGCCATCCGCGACGCCTTGCAGCCCGTGTTTACCACGCGTATTGAGCGCACCGTATGGCAGCTGCGCACGCCGCAGGGCGACCAGATCGAATGCGTGCTGGACCAGGGTGTCATTGAAAGCGGTGCGGATGGGGCGGATGGCGCCGTCCGCAGCGTGCCCGTCAGCGAGATCGAACTGGAGTTGAAGCAGGGGCAGGCGGCCAGCCTGTTCGACGTGGCGCTGGCCCTGCTGCAAGACGTGCCGCTGCAGCTGGGCCACATGAGCAAGGCGGAACGCGGTTACCGGCTGGCGGCATCCTATCCCTTGCAAGCCGTCAAGGCGCAGCCCCTGGCGTTGGACGCGGCCATGTCCGTGGAGCAGGTATTCCTGGCCATCGCCGGCAATTGCCTGGAGCAAGTCAGCGGCAACCAGGATGGCGTGGCGGCGGGCGAGGACGTGGAAAGCGTGCACCAGATGCGCGTGGGCCTGCGCCGCTTGCGCTCGGCGCTGGGCATGTTCAAGTCCCTGCTGGCGCTGCCGGACGCCTTGAAGGGTGAACTCGGCTGGCTGGGCGGCGCGCTGGGCGAGGCGCGCGATTGGGATGTGTTGGCTGGCAATACCCTGGCGCAGCTCGATGGCGAGGCGGCCTCGGATGCGGCGGCGCTGGCGGAGGCGGCGCATGCGCAGGCGCGGTTCAAGCACGTGCAAGCGGCCCAGGCCGTCACCTCGGCGCGCTATACGGCCTGCATGCTGGGCTTGCAGCGCTGGCTGCAGGCGTGCGCCTGGCGCGACAATTGCTCCGCGCGCCAATTGCGGCGCCTGGACGCGCACGTCTTGCCGTTTGCCCGCGCGACCCTGCGCAAGGACCAGCGCCGCCTGATGAAGCGCGGCAAGCGCCTGATGGATGCCACGCCGCAGCAGCGCCATCGGGTGCGCATCGCGGCCAAGAAGACGCGGTATGCGACGGAATTCTTTGCCTCGCTGTTCGCCGCGCGCACCGTGCAGCCGTATGTGGGGCGGCTGTCGCTGCTGCAGGATGAACTGGGTTGGCTCAACGATGTGCAGGTGGCGGACCGGCTGCTGCAGCAACTGCCCGAGGTTCAGACTGGCCAGGCTGACCAGTCCGCCCAGTCCGCCCGGGACGGCTTGCGGTTGCACGCGGCCTTCGTGCGCGGCTATCTGGCGGCGCGCGCGCAGGCGCAGGGCAGCGATGGCCGCATGCACAAGGCCTGGCGGCGCTTCAAGGCGGCCCGCTTGCCGGCCTGA
- a CDS encoding Kdo hydroxylase family protein, with protein sequence MSKLIDISLNQWDASGSAVQQAAALKALEDGQVLLLPRLGFTLRQEEHALLNGAVGNASSAKNISWEPARGVRGHGDAYDAALLAALMQRYARHTQRLLGGLLPGYSSHLQQGKGSFRPVEIAGRASSWRKDDTRLHVDSFPSSPTQGRRILRVFTNIHPRDAPRVWKLGAPFEQVAQHFLPVAKRPQPVLATLLQWLGITKSRRTPYDHYMLQLHDAMKADLGYQAQVEQHTHAFAPGQTWIVFSDAVSHAALRGQHALEQTWLLPVRAMAAPHKSPLAILERRLQRPLA encoded by the coding sequence ATGAGCAAACTCATCGACATTTCCCTGAACCAGTGGGACGCCAGCGGCAGCGCCGTGCAGCAGGCGGCGGCGCTGAAGGCACTCGAAGATGGGCAAGTGCTGCTGTTGCCCCGCCTGGGCTTCACCCTGCGACAGGAAGAGCATGCGCTGCTGAACGGCGCGGTGGGTAACGCCAGCAGCGCCAAGAATATCAGCTGGGAACCGGCGCGCGGCGTGCGCGGCCACGGCGATGCCTACGATGCGGCCCTGCTGGCCGCGCTGATGCAGCGCTACGCGCGGCACACGCAGCGCTTGCTGGGCGGCTTGCTGCCTGGCTATTCTTCCCATCTTCAGCAAGGCAAGGGCAGCTTTCGCCCCGTGGAAATCGCCGGCCGGGCGAGTTCCTGGCGCAAGGACGATACGCGCCTGCATGTCGACAGCTTTCCCTCCTCGCCCACGCAGGGCCGGCGCATCCTGCGCGTCTTCACCAACATCCATCCGCGCGACGCACCCCGCGTGTGGAAACTGGGCGCGCCATTCGAGCAGGTGGCACAGCATTTTTTACCCGTCGCGAAGCGTCCGCAACCCGTGCTGGCTACCCTGCTGCAATGGCTGGGCATCACCAAGTCGAGGCGCACGCCCTACGACCACTACATGCTGCAGCTGCACGACGCCATGAAGGCCGACCTGGGCTACCAGGCGCAGGTGGAACAGCACACCCATGCGTTCGCGCCGGGCCAGACGTGGATCGTCTTCAGTGACGCCGTATCGCACGCGGCCCTGCGGGGACAGCATGCGCTGGAGCAAACCTGGCTGCTGCCGGTGCGCGCCATGGCCGCCCCGCACAAATCGCCGCTGGCCATCCTCGAACGCCGGTTGCAGCGCCCGCTGGCCTAG
- a CDS encoding lysozyme inhibitor LprI family protein, translated as MKKCLLALLLCASGSAFANSACDTPRNDFDGLYCLNKVYQEADKELNANYKKLAAQLDAGGKQKLKSGQLSWISERNERCSKKDGSGFYVNLDCATRTTIERAQFLQDRVRECVSAGCQNSKL; from the coding sequence ATGAAAAAATGCCTGCTCGCCCTATTGCTCTGCGCCTCCGGCTCCGCCTTCGCCAACTCGGCCTGCGACACGCCGCGCAACGACTTCGATGGCCTGTATTGCCTCAACAAGGTGTACCAGGAAGCGGACAAGGAACTCAACGCCAACTACAAGAAACTCGCTGCCCAGCTCGATGCCGGCGGCAAGCAAAAGCTGAAATCGGGCCAGCTTTCCTGGATCAGCGAGCGCAACGAGCGATGCTCGAAAAAGGATGGCTCGGGCTTCTATGTGAACCTCGATTGCGCCACGCGCACCACCATCGAACGCGCGCAATTCCTGCAAGACCGCGTGCGCGAATGCGTGAGCGCCGGCTGCCAGAACAGCAAACTGTGA
- a CDS encoding sensor histidine kinase, protein MSARLLRRLLILPLLACHLHACAAAPSPLLSDYTHNAWGALQGAPVDVLKFAQGKDGWLWIATATGLYRYDGVRFDRVDSVYGHRLPSSNVLGLATPPDGAVWVGYRLGGVSVFRKDGARTYGEADGLPPGAVFHVEAAPDGAIWVGTRDGAARLAPGAQRFEAQAANVGLPDKRVYQILFGRDGTQWMGTMHGVFFRRPGETRFSHAWPRTMLTSMDEAPDGAIWAVDAQSNYYRVRTSAPRGDAPIRPDARGNGIRFDRAGTMWLMQPDGIERKFDPSGPSLPAQRLTRQNGISGPLPQTSFQDREGNLWFGTSTGLDRLRPNRLKTLAVAAPFDHPGMLPGPDGDVWIGDYVGDVRSFTADGVKKVILKGALAASHWAPDGTLWLGNEQELHHRARNGAMTRVVPPVLGLDPQALQQDRSGALWASFSGGGLFRLSEGKWIADGGLSGLPAVLTTAMAIDGAGTVWLGHADNTLSLVADGQRAGAVKRLGAPEGLQVGTVLQLYRDGEAMWAGGENGVALYRAGRFHTLRGARGAAFRGVSGIVRLPDGDLWLHGADGIDHIAAASLAAWMRDGSAVASERFDALDGLQGHASQLRPVPSLIHAPDGKLWFSTSATIAMLDPLHIRRNALAPPVQIHSLLADGVRYALDDGKPQHLPQGSKTLQIGFTALSLSMPERVRLRYRLAGVDTGWQEAVGRREAYYTNLAPGSYRFDVTAANEDGVWNTQGTGLDIVIAPAFVQTPWFVVLLALGAALLLYGGYVLRIRHLTRNMQERLQERLQERLAERSRIARSLHDTLLQSVQGLILSFHAHADMLPKGTRERARLDGTLNLADQLLIEGRDQIMDLRASAEPDELRLALQQFGKGLAEHRAHAFTVHVSGICRRLQPRVHDEIYAIAREALFNASRYAEAANIMLELDYAEQAFTLRVRDDGCGLDDAVAQAGQRPGHWGLVGMRERAAAIGARLRIDSRPGAGTQIEVSVPGRLAY, encoded by the coding sequence ATGTCCGCTCGCCTGCTGCGCCGCCTGTTGATTTTGCCCCTGCTGGCGTGCCACCTGCACGCGTGCGCGGCCGCCCCATCGCCCCTGTTGTCCGACTATACCCACAACGCCTGGGGCGCTCTGCAAGGCGCGCCCGTCGACGTACTGAAATTCGCCCAGGGCAAGGATGGCTGGCTGTGGATCGCCACGGCCACCGGTTTGTACCGCTACGATGGCGTGCGCTTCGACCGCGTCGACAGCGTGTACGGCCACCGCCTGCCGTCGAGCAATGTGCTGGGCCTGGCCACGCCACCTGACGGCGCCGTCTGGGTCGGCTACCGCCTGGGCGGCGTCAGCGTCTTTCGCAAGGATGGCGCGCGCACGTACGGGGAAGCGGACGGCTTGCCGCCGGGCGCCGTGTTCCATGTCGAGGCAGCGCCCGACGGCGCCATCTGGGTCGGCACGCGCGATGGCGCGGCGCGCCTGGCGCCGGGCGCGCAACGCTTCGAAGCGCAGGCCGCCAACGTGGGCCTGCCCGACAAGCGCGTGTACCAGATCCTGTTCGGGCGCGATGGCACGCAGTGGATGGGCACCATGCACGGCGTCTTTTTCCGCAGGCCGGGCGAGACGCGCTTTTCCCATGCATGGCCGCGCACCATGCTCACCAGCATGGATGAAGCGCCCGATGGCGCCATCTGGGCTGTGGACGCGCAAAGCAATTACTATCGCGTGCGCACCAGCGCGCCGCGCGGCGACGCGCCCATCCGGCCCGACGCCAGGGGCAACGGCATCCGCTTCGACCGCGCCGGCACCATGTGGCTGATGCAGCCCGATGGCATTGAGCGCAAGTTCGATCCTTCCGGCCCCAGCCTGCCGGCCCAGCGCCTGACGCGCCAGAACGGCATCAGCGGCCCGCTGCCGCAAACGTCGTTCCAGGACCGCGAAGGCAATCTGTGGTTCGGCACCTCGACGGGCCTGGACCGGCTGCGGCCGAACCGCCTGAAGACCCTGGCCGTTGCCGCGCCCTTCGACCATCCCGGCATGCTGCCGGGACCCGATGGCGACGTGTGGATCGGCGACTACGTCGGCGACGTGCGCAGCTTTACCGCCGACGGAGTAAAGAAAGTGATACTGAAAGGGGCGCTGGCGGCCAGCCACTGGGCGCCCGACGGCACGCTGTGGCTGGGCAACGAGCAGGAGCTGCACCATCGCGCGCGCAACGGCGCCATGACGCGCGTGGTGCCGCCCGTGCTGGGACTCGATCCGCAGGCGCTGCAGCAGGACCGCTCGGGCGCCCTGTGGGCCTCGTTTTCCGGCGGCGGCCTGTTTCGCCTGAGCGAAGGAAAATGGATCGCCGACGGCGGCCTGTCCGGCCTGCCGGCGGTGCTGACCACGGCCATGGCGATCGATGGCGCCGGCACCGTCTGGCTGGGCCATGCCGACAATACGCTCAGCCTGGTGGCCGATGGCCAGCGCGCAGGCGCCGTCAAGCGGCTCGGCGCGCCCGAGGGCTTGCAGGTGGGTACCGTGCTGCAGCTGTACCGCGATGGCGAGGCGATGTGGGCCGGCGGCGAAAACGGCGTGGCCCTGTACCGCGCCGGCCGCTTCCACACCTTGCGCGGCGCGCGCGGGGCGGCGTTTCGCGGCGTATCGGGCATCGTGCGCCTGCCGGACGGCGACCTGTGGCTGCATGGCGCGGATGGCATCGACCATATCGCTGCCGCCAGCCTGGCCGCGTGGATGCGGGACGGCAGCGCTGTTGCCTCGGAGCGCTTCGACGCGCTCGACGGCTTGCAGGGCCATGCCTCGCAACTGCGCCCCGTGCCGTCGCTGATCCATGCGCCCGATGGCAAGCTGTGGTTCTCCACCTCGGCCACCATCGCCATGCTCGACCCGCTGCACATCCGCCGCAACGCCCTGGCGCCGCCCGTGCAGATCCACAGCTTGCTGGCCGATGGCGTGCGTTACGCGCTGGACGATGGCAAGCCGCAGCACCTGCCGCAAGGCAGCAAGACCCTGCAGATCGGCTTCACGGCCCTGAGCCTGTCGATGCCGGAACGCGTGCGCCTGCGCTACCGGCTGGCAGGCGTGGACACGGGCTGGCAGGAGGCGGTGGGACGCCGCGAAGCGTACTACACCAACCTTGCCCCCGGCAGCTACCGCTTCGACGTCACGGCCGCCAACGAAGACGGCGTCTGGAACACGCAGGGAACAGGGCTCGACATCGTCATCGCGCCCGCCTTCGTGCAAACGCCGTGGTTCGTCGTGCTGCTGGCGCTGGGCGCCGCGCTGCTGCTGTATGGCGGCTATGTGCTGCGCATCCGCCACCTGACGCGCAATATGCAGGAACGGTTGCAGGAACGCTTGCAGGAGCGCCTGGCCGAGCGCTCGCGCATCGCCCGTTCGCTGCACGATACGCTGCTGCAAAGCGTGCAAGGCCTGATCCTGTCGTTCCATGCGCATGCGGACATGCTGCCCAAGGGCACGCGCGAACGGGCGCGCCTCGATGGCACCCTCAACCTGGCGGACCAGCTGCTGATCGAAGGCCGCGACCAGATCATGGACTTGCGCGCCTCGGCCGAACCCGACGAACTGCGGCTGGCGCTGCAGCAATTCGGCAAGGGCCTGGCCGAGCACCGCGCGCACGCCTTCACGGTGCATGTCAGCGGCATCTGCCGGCGCCTGCAGCCGCGCGTGCATGACGAAATCTATGCCATCGCGCGCGAAGCGCTGTTCAACGCTTCGCGCTACGCCGAGGCGGCAAACATCATGCTGGAACTCGACTATGCGGAGCAGGCATTCACCCTGCGCGTGCGCGACGACGGCTGCGGCCTCGATGACGCCGTGGCGCAGGCGGGCCAGCGGCCCGGCCACTGGGGCCTGGTCGGCATGCGCGAGCGCGCCGCCGCCATCGGGGCCAGGCTGCGCATCGACAGCCGGCCCGGCGCCGGCACGCAGATCGAAGTGAGCGTGCCGGGCCGCCTGGCCTATTGA
- a CDS encoding superoxide dismutase — protein MEHTLPPLPYEMDALAPHISKETLEYHYAKHHQAYVTNLNNLIKGTEFENLSLEEIIKKSSGGIFNNAAQVWNHTFYWNGMKPAGGGAPAGAVADAINAKWSSFDKFKEEFTKSCVGNFGSGWTWLVQKADGSVDIVNTSNAGCPLTTGDKPLLTCDVWEHAYYIDYRNLRAKYVETFWGLVNWDFVAKNFA, from the coding sequence ATGGAACATACTCTGCCACCACTGCCGTATGAAATGGACGCTCTGGCGCCGCATATTTCGAAAGAAACCCTGGAATACCACTATGCCAAGCATCACCAGGCGTATGTCACCAACTTGAACAACCTGATCAAGGGTACCGAGTTCGAGAACCTGTCGCTGGAAGAGATCATCAAGAAATCGTCGGGCGGCATCTTCAACAATGCAGCGCAAGTATGGAACCACACCTTCTACTGGAACGGCATGAAGCCGGCCGGCGGCGGCGCGCCTGCGGGTGCCGTGGCTGACGCGATCAACGCCAAATGGTCGTCGTTCGACAAGTTCAAGGAAGAATTCACCAAGTCGTGCGTGGGCAACTTCGGTTCGGGCTGGACCTGGCTGGTGCAAAAAGCCGACGGCTCCGTCGACATCGTCAACACCTCGAACGCCGGCTGCCCGCTGACCACCGGCGACAAGCCGCTGCTGACCTGCGACGTCTGGGAACACGCCTACTACATCGACTACCGCAACCTGCGCGCCAAGTACGTGGAAACGTTCTGGGGCCTGGTCAACTGGGACTTCGTTGCCAAGAACTTCGCGTAA
- a CDS encoding LacI family DNA-binding transcriptional regulator, with the protein MNDSAHAAPPSTLLDVARQAGVSPSTVSRILNGTARVSDDKRDAVLAAIAHMKFAPNQMAQGLKKGRSMTIGIVVQDISSPFFDESLRGVDDGLKDTGYASVIVSGHWNAQEEADRIRLLLARKVDGIILLSGRISDESVLDFSQQRPIVSTGRLLATKSAIGFKLDNEYGAYLAVRHLVELGHRRIAFVAGPANNTDAAERLTGYQRALREADIAIDPKLMVEGDFHEASGMLAMNHLFDTQQQFSAVFAANDLSAYGVRLCLYRKGIRVPDDISLVGFDDLPGSSYTTPPLTTIHQPLYDIGRIATEALLGLINGEAVQAAIPPLELIVRETTRRIR; encoded by the coding sequence TTGAACGATAGCGCCCACGCTGCTCCCCCTTCCACCCTGCTCGACGTGGCACGCCAGGCCGGCGTGTCGCCCAGCACCGTCTCGCGCATCCTGAATGGCACGGCCAGGGTCTCCGACGACAAGCGCGACGCCGTGCTGGCGGCGATCGCCCACATGAAATTCGCGCCGAACCAGATGGCACAGGGGCTGAAAAAAGGCCGCTCGATGACCATCGGCATCGTGGTGCAGGACATTTCCAGCCCCTTCTTCGACGAAAGCCTGCGCGGCGTGGACGATGGCTTGAAGGACACGGGCTATGCGTCCGTCATCGTCAGCGGGCACTGGAATGCGCAGGAAGAGGCGGACCGCATCCGCCTGCTGCTGGCAAGAAAGGTGGACGGCATCATTTTGCTGTCGGGGCGCATCTCGGACGAGAGCGTGCTCGATTTCTCGCAGCAGCGCCCCATCGTCTCGACGGGCCGCCTGCTGGCCACGAAAAGCGCCATCGGCTTCAAGCTCGACAACGAATACGGCGCCTACCTGGCCGTGCGCCACCTGGTGGAACTGGGCCACCGGCGCATCGCCTTCGTGGCCGGCCCCGCCAACAACACGGATGCGGCCGAGCGCCTGACGGGCTACCAGCGCGCACTGCGCGAAGCGGACATCGCCATCGACCCGAAGCTGATGGTGGAAGGCGATTTCCACGAAGCAAGCGGGATGCTGGCCATGAACCATTTGTTTGATACGCAGCAGCAGTTCAGCGCCGTCTTCGCCGCCAACGACCTGTCCGCCTACGGCGTGCGCCTGTGCCTGTACCGCAAGGGCATCCGCGTGCCCGACGATATCTCGCTCGTCGGCTTCGATGACTTGCCCGGCTCGTCCTACACGACGCCGCCGCTCACCACCATCCATCAGCCCCTGTACGACATCGGCCGCATCGCCACGGAAGCGCTGCTGGGCCTAATCAATGGCGAAGCCGTGCAGGCAGCCATTCCGCCGCTGGAACTGATCGTGCGGGAAACCACTCGCCGCATCCGCTGA
- a CDS encoding extracellular solute-binding protein: MKSSILGAAPLAALTLAASVAAAPAAVPPAAALPTLAPATITVASFPDLDRAVKAALPLWEKLYPQVKVKLVSLQIDDHHNSMTTALAAGARLPDVMAIDFRYVGSFAESKGMEDLLQAPYGAGQYRAQFVPFTFVQATSSRGTLGAMPADLGPGTLFYRKDLMDKAGIKETDLTQSWESYIAAGKKLKAATGTYLLAGASDLADIYIRANLKDGEGIYFGDKGQVLVDSPRFVKAFELAKAARVAGIDARTVAWTGEWAEGFKRDKVASQMMGSWLSGHLAKWLAPASSGQWRAANLPAGALASYGGSFYGIPKKAANKTQAWEFIKFMTVNKDIQLHSLKEIGAFPALKAAYADPMMDEPQAYFGGQKTRLLARDTAAKIPVIRVDKFDAVARDIVNMELESVLAQNKDIKTALADAKALITHRARR; encoded by the coding sequence ATGAAGTCAAGCATCCTTGGCGCCGCCCCGCTGGCAGCGCTGACCCTGGCCGCCAGTGTGGCCGCCGCGCCCGCAGCCGTTCCGCCGGCTGCAGCCCTGCCGACGCTGGCCCCGGCCACGATTACCGTCGCCTCGTTCCCCGACCTGGACCGCGCCGTCAAGGCGGCCTTGCCCCTGTGGGAAAAACTGTATCCGCAGGTGAAGGTCAAGCTGGTGAGCCTGCAGATCGACGACCACCATAACTCGATGACGACGGCGCTGGCGGCCGGCGCGCGCCTGCCCGACGTGATGGCCATCGACTTCCGCTATGTCGGCAGCTTCGCCGAATCGAAGGGCATGGAAGATTTGCTGCAAGCGCCATACGGGGCAGGGCAGTACCGCGCCCAGTTCGTGCCGTTCACCTTCGTGCAGGCGACCAGTTCGCGCGGCACTCTGGGCGCCATGCCGGCCGACCTGGGACCGGGCACCCTGTTCTACCGCAAGGACCTGATGGACAAGGCGGGCATCAAGGAAACCGACCTGACGCAATCGTGGGAGTCGTATATCGCCGCCGGCAAGAAACTCAAGGCCGCCACAGGCACCTATCTGCTGGCCGGCGCCAGCGACCTGGCCGACATCTATATCCGCGCCAATTTGAAAGATGGCGAAGGCATTTACTTTGGCGACAAGGGCCAGGTGCTGGTCGACTCGCCCCGCTTCGTGAAGGCGTTCGAGCTGGCCAAGGCGGCACGGGTGGCGGGCATCGATGCGCGCACCGTGGCCTGGACGGGCGAGTGGGCCGAAGGCTTCAAACGCGACAAGGTGGCCAGCCAGATGATGGGATCGTGGCTCAGCGGCCACCTGGCCAAGTGGCTGGCGCCGGCTTCGTCCGGCCAGTGGCGCGCGGCGAACTTGCCGGCCGGTGCGCTGGCGTCGTACGGCGGCTCCTTCTACGGCATTCCGAAAAAGGCGGCGAATAAAACCCAGGCCTGGGAATTCATCAAGTTCATGACCGTCAACAAGGATATCCAGCTGCACTCGCTGAAAGAGATCGGCGCCTTCCCGGCCCTCAAGGCAGCCTATGCGGACCCGATGATGGACGAGCCGCAGGCGTACTTCGGCGGCCAGAAGACGCGCCTGCTGGCGCGCGACACGGCGGCGAAGATCCCCGTCATCCGCGTCGACAAGTTCGACGCCGTGGCGCGCGACATCGTCAACATGGAACTGGAAAGCGTGCTGGCGCAAAACAAGGATATCAAGACGGCCCTGGCCGACGCCAAGGCCCTGATCACCCACCGCGCGCGGCGCTAG
- a CDS encoding carbohydrate ABC transporter permease — translation MTTSMPCTEGAPAAAAARPAKKRFNMKQWAPYIFISPFFILFAVFSLFPLLFSIYLSFNQWEAASGVEAMQWVGLDNYKYALSDPWFLRSLGNTVWLALASGVPQHLVAIPLAAFIHNSFKRSRNLVIGIYFLPFITSSVAIAMVFNTLFSRDYGQINVLIQWCASLPLVGGLFPVESIDWLGSSLFIKPAVAFVIFWRYLGWNLVLYLSALQVIPKDLYEAATIDGASKRQQFWYITLPQLRPMIYLAVTLTIMGNLQLFEEPFVLVAESSGVSQSVMTTAIFVYKTAFSSGDFGTASAISWLLFLIIASTTWVNNRIFSRNERREGKEAK, via the coding sequence ATGACTACCTCCATGCCTTGTACCGAGGGCGCGCCCGCTGCTGCGGCAGCGCGGCCCGCAAAAAAACGCTTCAACATGAAGCAGTGGGCGCCGTACATCTTCATCAGCCCCTTCTTCATCCTGTTCGCCGTCTTCAGCCTGTTCCCGCTGCTGTTTTCCATCTATTTGTCGTTCAACCAGTGGGAAGCGGCCAGCGGCGTGGAAGCCATGCAGTGGGTTGGCCTGGACAACTACAAGTATGCCTTGAGCGACCCGTGGTTCCTGCGCTCGCTGGGCAATACCGTGTGGCTGGCGCTGGCTTCGGGCGTGCCGCAGCACCTGGTGGCCATTCCGCTGGCGGCCTTCATCCACAACAGCTTCAAGCGCTCGCGCAACCTGGTGATCGGCATTTACTTTTTACCATTCATCACGTCCAGCGTGGCCATCGCCATGGTCTTCAATACCCTGTTCTCGCGCGACTATGGGCAGATCAATGTACTGATCCAATGGTGCGCCAGCCTGCCGCTGGTGGGCGGCCTGTTCCCGGTAGAATCGATCGACTGGCTGGGCAGCTCGCTGTTCATCAAGCCGGCCGTCGCCTTCGTGATTTTCTGGCGCTACCTGGGCTGGAATTTGGTGCTGTACCTGTCCGCGCTGCAGGTGATCCCGAAGGATCTGTACGAAGCAGCCACCATCGATGGCGCCTCGAAACGCCAGCAGTTCTGGTACATCACCCTGCCGCAGCTGCGCCCCATGATCTACCTGGCCGTGACCCTCACCATCATGGGCAATCTGCAGCTGTTCGAAGAGCCGTTCGTGCTGGTGGCCGAATCGAGCGGCGTGAGCCAGTCGGTGATGACGACGGCCATCTTCGTCTACAAGACGGCGTTTTCCTCGGGCGACTTCGGCACGGCGTCGGCCATTTCCTGGCTGCTGTTCCTCATCATCGCCAGCACCACGTGGGTCAACAACCGCATCTTCAGCCGCAACGAGCGTAGAGAAGGCAAGGAGGCCAAATGA
- a CDS encoding carbohydrate ABC transporter permease, whose translation MSALTNRRASAASTRWTAYAMVAIGALIMVAPFYFMFVFATHTSAEIYSLPPPRWFGTALLNNIELLQERLPFWRNIGISLYVALMTTALTLFFCSLGGYAFAMYEFRFKRPLFTLVMASMIIPSFMNMIPTFMLMDFLGWLDQPRALYVPGAAGALGIFLMRQYIGTAIPKDLIEAARIDGCGEFAIYWRVVLPLIGPAMGTLGLITFINSWNNFITPLVVMRSVENYTIPLALRSMQAPNNTEWGALMTGAAIAVLPLLLMFFVASKRLIEGLTQGAVKG comes from the coding sequence ATGAGCGCATTGACAAACCGCCGCGCCAGCGCGGCCAGCACCCGCTGGACGGCCTACGCCATGGTGGCCATCGGCGCCCTGATCATGGTCGCGCCGTTCTACTTCATGTTCGTCTTCGCCACGCACACGAGCGCCGAGATCTACAGCCTGCCGCCGCCGCGCTGGTTCGGCACGGCCCTGCTGAACAACATCGAGCTGCTGCAGGAGCGCCTGCCATTCTGGCGCAATATCGGCATCAGCCTGTACGTGGCCCTGATGACGACGGCACTGACCCTGTTCTTTTGCTCGCTGGGCGGCTATGCGTTCGCCATGTACGAATTCCGCTTCAAGCGGCCCTTGTTTACCCTGGTGATGGCGTCGATGATCATCCCGTCTTTCATGAACATGATCCCTACCTTCATGCTGATGGATTTCCTCGGCTGGCTGGACCAGCCGCGCGCCCTGTACGTACCGGGAGCGGCAGGCGCGCTGGGTATCTTCCTCATGCGCCAGTACATCGGCACGGCGATACCGAAGGACCTGATCGAGGCGGCGCGCATAGACGGCTGCGGCGAGTTCGCCATCTACTGGCGGGTCGTGCTGCCGCTGATCGGCCCCGCCATGGGCACCTTGGGCCTGATCACCTTCATCAACTCGTGGAACAATTTCATCACGCCGCTGGTCGTCATGCGCTCGGTCGAAAACTACACGATCCCGCTGGCCCTGCGCAGCATGCAGGCGCCGAACAACACGGAGTGGGGCGCGCTGATGACGGGCGCCGCCATCGCCGTGCTGCCGCTGCTGCTGATGTTTTTTGTTGCCTCCAAGCGCCTGATCGAAGGGCTGACCCAGGGCGCCGTCAAAGGCTGA